One Edaphobacter flagellatus genomic region harbors:
- a CDS encoding cysteine dioxygenase: MSTPEIANCTHPLRTSVADFIAGLRELERDLITKDRIAEYMAATTLRPEALRDFVWWRDSFYTRNLIYRDELFEVMTICWSPGQKTAIHTHNGQLGWMTVSQGEVLTHEYHHERCNAPENQNVVNIDCLGGATEIQLDKIRTVSCAEGTGMVTVDKLQTIHQIENAGNTGCISLHVYSKPFDSCIAFDLDHQRCYRRQLSYFSKEGHRLEK, translated from the coding sequence ATGTCGACACCCGAGATCGCCAACTGTACCCACCCGCTGCGGACGAGCGTAGCGGACTTCATCGCTGGACTACGCGAGTTGGAGCGGGACCTGATCACCAAAGACCGGATTGCCGAATACATGGCCGCCACCACCCTGCGCCCCGAGGCGCTTCGTGATTTCGTCTGGTGGCGCGACAGCTTCTACACACGCAACCTCATCTATCGCGACGAGCTCTTCGAGGTCATGACCATCTGCTGGTCACCGGGTCAAAAGACCGCCATCCATACCCATAACGGCCAGCTCGGCTGGATGACCGTCTCCCAGGGCGAGGTGCTTACCCACGAGTACCACCACGAGCGCTGCAACGCCCCCGAGAACCAGAACGTCGTCAACATCGACTGCCTTGGCGGAGCCACTGAGATCCAGCTCGACAAAATTCGTACGGTCAGCTGCGCCGAAGGCACCGGCATGGTCACCGTCGATAAGCTACAGACCATCCATCAGATCGAAAACGCTGGAAACACAGGCTGCATCAGCCTGCACGTCTACTCCAAGCCTTTTGACTCCTGCATCGCCTTCGACCTCGATCATCAGCGCTGTTATCGTCGCCAGCTTAGCTACTTCAGCAAAGAAGGCCACAGGCTCGAAAAGTAG
- a CDS encoding circularly permuted type 2 ATP-grasp protein: MAQDSSTQFAQIAMNNYLLDHAYDEMFVAAGELHRHYEPLLGHFSSLPADELQRRKQAADLSFLNQGITFTVYGREEGTEKIFPYDLLPRIITAAEWAKVEHGLMQRITALNLFLKDIYNEGRILQDGIIPREVVFSCKQYRRQMIGLQVPRNIYIAICGTDLIRLENGEFVVLEDNLRVPSGVSYMLTNRRVMKRIFPQLFRSYNVRPIEQYTQLLLGTLRSLAPEGRPEPNIVLLSPGVFNSAYFEHAYLARQMGIELVEGRDLVVHDNIVYMRTTSGLRRVDVIYRRVDDDFIDPLAFRPDSILGVAGLFNAYRAGNVTLANAFGTGVADDKALYAYVPDIIKYYLSEEPVLKNVETYLLTRPNERQHVLQNLDKLVVKAVGESGGYGMLIGPQSTAAQREEFARKIEADPRNYIAQPTISFSRAPCLIGDALEPRHVDLRPYVLYGDKVTVVPGGLTRVALTRGSLVVNSSQGGGSKDTWVLSQ; encoded by the coding sequence ATGGCACAGGATTCGTCCACGCAGTTCGCGCAGATAGCGATGAACAACTATCTGCTGGACCACGCCTATGATGAGATGTTCGTGGCAGCAGGTGAGTTACACAGACACTACGAGCCCTTGCTCGGCCACTTTTCGTCGCTCCCTGCAGATGAGTTGCAGCGCCGCAAACAGGCAGCCGACCTGAGCTTTTTGAATCAGGGCATCACCTTCACCGTCTACGGACGCGAAGAAGGCACGGAGAAGATCTTCCCTTACGATCTTCTACCGCGCATCATCACTGCAGCCGAATGGGCCAAGGTTGAGCACGGACTGATGCAGCGCATCACCGCGCTAAACCTCTTCCTGAAGGACATCTACAACGAAGGCCGCATCCTGCAGGACGGCATCATCCCGCGCGAGGTGGTCTTCAGCTGCAAGCAGTATCGTCGCCAGATGATCGGTCTGCAGGTGCCGCGCAATATCTACATCGCCATCTGCGGAACGGATCTGATCCGGCTCGAAAACGGTGAGTTCGTCGTACTCGAAGACAATCTCCGCGTTCCGAGCGGCGTCAGCTACATGCTCACCAACCGCCGCGTGATGAAGCGCATCTTCCCGCAGCTCTTCCGCAGCTATAACGTGCGGCCCATCGAGCAGTACACGCAGCTTCTGCTCGGCACACTGCGCTCGCTCGCTCCTGAAGGAAGACCCGAGCCGAACATTGTGCTGCTCTCGCCCGGCGTCTTTAACTCCGCCTACTTCGAACACGCGTACCTCGCCCGCCAGATGGGCATCGAGCTGGTCGAAGGCCGCGACCTCGTCGTGCACGACAACATCGTCTACATGCGCACGACCAGCGGCCTGCGCCGTGTCGATGTGATCTACCGTCGCGTCGACGACGACTTCATCGATCCGCTTGCCTTCCGGCCCGACTCGATCCTCGGCGTCGCTGGACTGTTCAACGCCTATCGCGCAGGCAACGTTACGCTCGCCAACGCCTTCGGCACCGGCGTGGCCGACGACAAGGCTCTCTACGCCTACGTTCCCGACATCATCAAGTACTACCTCAGCGAAGAGCCGGTGCTGAAGAACGTCGAAACCTACCTGCTCACACGCCCCAACGAGCGCCAGCATGTGCTTCAGAACCTCGACAAGCTTGTCGTCAAAGCAGTCGGTGAGAGCGGCGGCTACGGCATGTTGATCGGCCCGCAATCGACGGCTGCGCAGCGTGAGGAATTCGCTCGCAAGATCGAAGCCGACCCACGCAATTACATCGCGCAGCCCACTATCTCGTTCTCACGTGCTCCATGCCTGATCGGCGATGCGCTGGAGCCACGACACGTCGATCTGCGCCCATATGTTCTTTACGGCGACAAGGTTACTGTTGTGCCCGGAGGCTTGACACGCGTCGCACTTACACGTGGATCGCTCGTCGTCAATTCGTCACAAGGCGGAGGCAGCAAAGACACATGGGTGTTGAGCCAATAA
- a CDS encoding alpha-E domain-containing protein: MLSRVADSLYWMARYLERAEHTARLLDVNLNLMLDESSTSSEHRWLRVLHALGYPQDVAWTGDPYSLTRALTFDTNYKASIVSCIIAARENSRHVREQISTEQWQRLNSLYLQVTSPGFEAGVDGQSTEFLQSVTEAIHQFQGITDSTMSHGEGWQFIQVGRFIERASATAMLLEAYHEDLWIYPERIPEGNEYLEWMGLLRSATAFEAYCKVYTADLTPERILEFLLLDEKFPHSLRFAIDSMQKALEEIQHESGKHRAETLYRLGGRLQSMLSFTTIEDVLHQNVVGVLRNILAQCRAIHQTIYELYVDYSIQTALAG, translated from the coding sequence ATGCTGAGCCGCGTAGCCGATAGCTTGTACTGGATGGCCCGGTATCTCGAGCGTGCCGAACACACCGCGCGTCTGCTCGATGTCAACCTGAACCTCATGCTCGACGAAAGCTCGACCAGTTCGGAGCATCGCTGGCTGCGGGTGTTGCACGCGCTCGGCTATCCGCAGGATGTTGCGTGGACAGGCGACCCTTATTCGCTCACGCGCGCGCTGACCTTCGATACGAACTATAAAGCCTCCATCGTGAGCTGCATTATCGCTGCACGTGAAAACTCGCGGCATGTGCGCGAGCAGATATCGACGGAGCAGTGGCAGCGACTCAACTCGCTCTATCTGCAGGTCACCAGCCCGGGATTTGAGGCCGGAGTGGATGGCCAGTCCACGGAGTTTCTTCAATCCGTGACGGAGGCCATTCATCAGTTCCAAGGCATCACCGATTCGACGATGAGTCACGGCGAGGGCTGGCAGTTCATTCAGGTTGGCCGCTTTATCGAGCGTGCCTCCGCAACCGCCATGCTGCTTGAGGCTTATCACGAAGACTTATGGATTTATCCTGAGCGCATTCCGGAGGGCAACGAATATCTTGAGTGGATGGGGCTGCTGCGATCTGCGACAGCGTTTGAAGCCTACTGCAAGGTCTACACCGCTGACCTGACTCCCGAACGCATTCTCGAATTTCTGTTGCTTGATGAGAAGTTTCCACACTCGCTGCGGTTCGCTATCGACAGCATGCAGAAGGCGCTGGAGGAGATTCAGCACGAGAGCGGGAAGCATCGTGCTGAGACCCTATACAGGCTGGGCGGGCGGCTACAGTCCATGCTGAGCTTCACGACGATCGAAGATGTTCTCCATCAGAACGTGGTCGGCGTATTGCGAAACATTCTGGCGCAGTGCCGCGCTATTCACCAAACCATCTACGAGCTGTATGTCGACTATTCCATTCAGACCGCGCTGGCTGGCTAG
- a CDS encoding transglutaminase family protein, protein MYYSIRHLTKFLYSSPISESMMETRMYPRSDQNQRCLTFHLSVSPRCRVFSYRDHLANHIHHFDIPGQHPQLVIVAESLVEVQPPIQIPSFLAPDAWAELDSLVEQGDYWEMLLPSQFATPTDALEELAVKFDVRRRDDPLMVLHQLNQQIFEYFDYKPKSTKVDSPIDLALSTKAGVCQDFAHIMIALVRSKLRIPCRYVSGYLFHGESDHNRSLHSATHAWIEALLPQFGWVGFDPTNWLVARDRHIRTAIGRDYADVPPTRGVFRGQAASELTVAVRVTPSEATAGLDHTLPVPEDWSILVEKATQLPEQLPPPTRQQQIAQQQQTKRKRVDLLSLEI, encoded by the coding sequence ATGTATTACTCGATCCGCCATCTAACAAAGTTTCTCTACAGCAGCCCCATCAGCGAGAGCATGATGGAAACGCGGATGTATCCACGTAGCGACCAGAACCAGCGGTGCCTGACATTCCATCTTTCTGTCAGCCCGCGATGTCGTGTCTTTAGCTATCGGGATCACCTGGCAAATCACATTCATCACTTCGACATTCCCGGCCAGCATCCACAGCTTGTGATCGTCGCCGAATCGCTGGTCGAGGTGCAGCCTCCGATACAGATACCGTCATTTCTCGCACCCGATGCATGGGCTGAACTAGATTCATTAGTCGAACAGGGCGACTACTGGGAGATGCTGCTGCCCAGCCAGTTTGCAACGCCGACTGATGCTCTCGAAGAGCTGGCAGTAAAGTTCGACGTTCGCCGTCGCGACGATCCGTTGATGGTGCTGCACCAACTCAATCAGCAAATCTTTGAGTACTTCGACTACAAACCGAAGTCCACCAAAGTCGACTCGCCGATTGATCTGGCCCTGAGCACAAAGGCGGGTGTTTGCCAGGATTTTGCACACATCATGATCGCCCTGGTGCGCTCGAAGCTTCGCATCCCATGCCGTTATGTCAGCGGCTATCTATTCCACGGCGAGAGCGATCACAATCGCTCGCTGCATTCAGCTACGCATGCATGGATAGAGGCGCTTCTGCCGCAGTTTGGCTGGGTCGGCTTCGATCCAACCAACTGGCTTGTCGCACGAGACCGTCATATTCGCACCGCGATTGGGCGAGACTATGCCGACGTTCCTCCGACACGAGGGGTCTTTCGTGGACAGGCCGCCAGCGAGCTTACAGTCGCTGTGCGCGTCACACCAAGCGAGGCCACTGCGGGACTCGACCACACGCTACCGGTGCCGGAAGACTGGTCGATCCTGGTCGAGAAAGCAACACAGCTTCCCGAGCAGCTTCCGCCGCCAACGCGCCAGCAGCAGATCGCACAACAGCAACAGACGAAGCGGAAGCGTGTCGATCTGTTATCTCTCGAAATTTAG
- a CDS encoding SDR family oxidoreductase, giving the protein MSHNNSTFPRKILVLGATSGIAEATCRIWAAQGASLFLVARNTDKLAAVAADLRTRGANFVDTAVADLDDTDRHPALLAHAVNSLQGLDIAYLAHGVLGDQAQAEQDFNTAAHILHTNLMAPVSLVTWLANFFVQRHAGTIAVLSSVAGDRGRKSNYVYGSSKAGLSAFLAGLRNRIDREGVTVLTVKPGPTKTAMTAGMKGSEKFADVNAVAKSIVAAIDKRVDNLYVPFQWQPIMFVIRHIPERVFKKLNL; this is encoded by the coding sequence ATGAGTCACAATAATTCGACCTTCCCACGCAAGATTCTTGTTCTCGGCGCAACCTCCGGCATTGCCGAGGCCACCTGCCGCATCTGGGCTGCGCAAGGCGCAAGCCTCTTTCTTGTAGCACGCAACACGGACAAGCTTGCCGCTGTCGCTGCTGATCTGCGTACGCGCGGAGCGAACTTTGTTGACACTGCCGTCGCCGATCTCGACGATACGGATCGCCATCCCGCGCTGCTTGCGCATGCGGTCAATTCGCTGCAAGGGCTGGATATTGCTTATCTCGCGCATGGCGTACTTGGAGATCAGGCGCAGGCCGAGCAGGACTTCAACACTGCGGCGCATATTCTGCACACTAACCTGATGGCTCCAGTCTCGCTTGTGACCTGGCTGGCGAACTTCTTTGTGCAGCGTCATGCAGGAACGATTGCTGTGCTCTCGTCCGTTGCCGGAGATCGCGGACGCAAGTCGAACTACGTGTATGGCTCCTCAAAGGCTGGACTCTCAGCCTTTCTGGCAGGTCTTCGCAACCGGATCGATCGCGAAGGCGTTACTGTCCTGACCGTCAAGCCAGGGCCGACAAAGACGGCTATGACGGCGGGCATGAAGGGGTCGGAGAAGTTTGCCGATGTGAACGCTGTAGCAAAGTCGATCGTTGCAGCGATTGACAAGCGAGTTGACAACCTCTACGTCCCATTTCAGTGGCAGCCGATCATGTTCGTCATCCGCCACATCCCTGAGCGCGTGTTCAAGAAGCTGAATCTCTAG
- a CDS encoding FAD-binding oxidoreductase has product MPETETQQQRLSYEQGSATGQPSAKVPFESWGRYPTYDATLIPLHWQSDFPAVVRGTHNGVLPVGLGRSYGDVCLLKGGNLLPTPGMSRLISFDPETGLLTAETGISLAQILDFAVPRGFFLPVTPGTKYVTLGGAIANDIHGKNHHVAGTFGRHVTQFELVRSDGTVLRCSPTENAEFYAMTIGGLGLTGFIRWATLRLKPIVSRKIDYEGIQFHGIDEFLSLTEASKEIEYTVSWVDCTSTGRNFCRGVFMQGDHSTKRDELKPSPEPKLVFPFDAPGFLLNHLSVAAFNTVFFHKQMGKRQVALQDYEPFFYPLDKVLHWNRMYGKSGLLQFQYVIPWNNAREGTVAILKEVAKSGLASFLAVLKAFGDVPSPGVMSFPRPGITLALDFPIKPGRSFPLFERLADMTLEFGGRLYPAKDAAMTAAQFQAFYPEWQQLARFRDPLITSSFWERVTGEQPSL; this is encoded by the coding sequence ATGCCCGAGACTGAAACGCAGCAGCAGCGTCTGAGCTATGAGCAGGGAAGTGCCACCGGGCAGCCCTCGGCGAAGGTTCCTTTTGAGTCTTGGGGACGATATCCAACGTATGATGCGACGTTGATTCCTCTGCACTGGCAGAGTGATTTCCCCGCAGTCGTGCGCGGTACGCACAACGGCGTGTTGCCCGTCGGATTAGGCCGCAGCTATGGCGACGTCTGCCTGCTCAAGGGCGGCAATCTTCTACCCACTCCTGGGATGAGCCGGCTGATCTCCTTCGACCCGGAGACGGGCCTGCTTACCGCAGAGACAGGTATTTCGCTGGCGCAGATTCTTGACTTCGCCGTGCCGCGTGGATTCTTTCTCCCCGTCACTCCGGGAACGAAATACGTCACGCTGGGCGGGGCGATTGCGAACGATATTCATGGCAAGAATCATCACGTTGCCGGAACCTTCGGTCGCCACGTAACGCAGTTTGAGCTGGTGCGGTCAGACGGAACCGTTCTGCGCTGCTCGCCGACGGAGAACGCTGAGTTCTACGCAATGACCATCGGTGGTCTTGGCCTGACCGGCTTTATCCGCTGGGCGACGCTGAGGTTGAAACCGATTGTTTCGCGCAAGATCGATTACGAGGGAATCCAGTTCCACGGCATCGATGAATTTCTCTCGCTCACAGAAGCAAGTAAAGAGATCGAGTACACGGTTAGCTGGGTCGATTGCACCTCGACCGGCAGAAACTTCTGCCGGGGGGTTTTCATGCAGGGCGATCATTCGACCAAACGTGATGAGCTCAAGCCTTCGCCTGAGCCAAAGCTGGTCTTCCCCTTTGATGCTCCGGGCTTTCTGCTGAATCACCTGAGCGTCGCAGCCTTCAACACAGTCTTTTTTCACAAGCAGATGGGCAAACGCCAGGTTGCGCTGCAGGACTACGAGCCGTTCTTCTATCCGCTCGACAAAGTGCTGCATTGGAATCGCATGTACGGTAAAAGCGGGCTGTTGCAGTTCCAATACGTGATTCCGTGGAACAATGCGCGTGAAGGCACGGTCGCGATCTTGAAGGAAGTTGCGAAGTCCGGCCTTGCCAGCTTCCTCGCGGTGCTCAAGGCTTTTGGCGATGTCCCTTCGCCCGGAGTGATGAGCTTTCCGCGCCCGGGTATAACGCTGGCGCTCGATTTTCCGATCAAGCCCGGCAGGAGCTTCCCGCTCTTTGAACGTCTCGCCGATATGACGCTCGAGTTTGGCGGGCGGCTTTATCCGGCGAAGGATGCCGCGATGACTGCCGCACAGTTTCAGGCGTTCTATCCAGAGTGGCAGCAGCTAGCCCGTTTCCGTGACCCGCTCATCACGTCGAGCTTCTGGGAGCGCGTCACCGGAGAACAGCCCAGTTTATGA
- a CDS encoding polysaccharide deacetylase family protein yields MSFFLKKLAIAALWFAVPLCAQQVAITFDDLPEHGDLPPHVTRLQVAKSILATIREERLPPVYGFINAVALKDTPSEIHVLRAWRAAGQPLGSHTYSHADLSAITPAQYESDIAKNEPLLKQLMGTQDWRWFRYPYLREGDTLKKRDAIRAYLGQKGYRVAQVSLNFEDWAWNDPYARCSEKHDTEAIQWLHDSYLSSAGDAVTRFRNLTHTLYGRDIRYVLLLHIGPFDAKMFPELIALLRQRGFSFISLPEAMSDPAYSANPNFFGQHGLTFQEQVAATRHLPFENSIPALEKLDNLCK; encoded by the coding sequence ATGTCCTTCTTTTTGAAGAAACTGGCAATCGCGGCACTGTGGTTTGCGGTACCGCTCTGTGCTCAGCAGGTGGCCATCACCTTTGACGATCTGCCGGAACACGGTGATCTTCCACCGCATGTCACCCGGCTGCAGGTTGCAAAGTCTATCCTTGCGACCATCCGGGAAGAGCGGCTGCCTCCGGTCTATGGATTCATCAACGCCGTTGCTCTTAAAGACACACCATCGGAGATTCATGTGCTGCGCGCCTGGCGAGCTGCGGGACAGCCGCTGGGAAGCCACACTTATTCGCACGCCGACCTGTCTGCGATAACTCCGGCGCAGTATGAGTCTGATATCGCGAAGAATGAGCCACTGCTCAAACAACTGATGGGCACACAGGATTGGAGATGGTTCCGCTATCCCTATCTGCGCGAAGGAGACACGCTGAAGAAGCGTGATGCCATTCGCGCCTACCTGGGGCAGAAGGGATATCGCGTGGCGCAGGTCTCGCTCAACTTCGAAGATTGGGCATGGAACGATCCATATGCGCGCTGCTCGGAGAAGCATGACACCGAGGCGATTCAATGGCTGCACGATAGCTATCTCTCTTCGGCGGGCGACGCAGTGACACGATTCCGCAATCTGACCCACACGCTCTATGGCCGGGATATCCGCTACGTCTTGTTGCTGCACATCGGTCCATTCGATGCGAAGATGTTTCCCGAATTGATCGCTCTTTTACGTCAGCGAGGTTTCAGCTTCATCTCGCTTCCCGAGGCGATGAGCGATCCGGCTTACTCTGCCAACCCTAACTTTTTCGGCCAGCACGGATTAACTTTTCAGGAGCAGGTTGCAGCGACACGACATCTGCCTTTTGAGAACAGCATTCCCGCACTGGAGAAGCTGGACAACCTGTGCAAATGA
- a CDS encoding metallophosphoesterase — MLHRLAMVLVVIGTTAAAQGMPHRPSLASHPAPPPNDAANRPAPVMEANAVIVHGPLVLAASQTSATIEWTTNVPSITRIEYGTQDFQQTAEANQFGQLPVGTLHRIELTGLKAGQRYQYRIVATPVVRLKPYWPVNGTPTRSAVYSLTTLPASDRDISFSLITDTHESLPRINALMNSIQWSSTDFLVHLGDGLDYATDEDQVFDHWLDPIGKALNGKPVLIARGNHEWRGPFARSMANYLTPVGEGRYFYARSTGPVHFLVMDSGEDKPDATPVYAGLNQQAPYRTQELEWFREQVKSNSDLAAAPFRVVLMHQPDWGWLDGHNADWTKIANEAKVDLVIAGHYHRFVHFNAGEAGNNYPVLVVGQDQVARVDASSDKLHVTVTATDGTIVDSFDVPRRAH; from the coding sequence GTGCTTCACCGTCTTGCCATGGTCCTAGTCGTTATCGGCACTACGGCCGCCGCTCAAGGAATGCCACACAGACCCTCCCTGGCCAGTCACCCCGCTCCCCCGCCGAACGATGCTGCCAACCGGCCTGCACCTGTGATGGAAGCCAACGCCGTCATTGTCCACGGCCCGCTTGTGCTCGCGGCCTCGCAGACATCGGCCACAATCGAATGGACCACCAACGTCCCTTCGATCACGCGCATCGAGTACGGCACGCAGGACTTCCAACAGACCGCCGAGGCGAATCAGTTTGGCCAACTGCCGGTTGGCACACTGCACCGCATCGAGCTTACTGGTCTCAAGGCTGGACAGCGATACCAGTACCGCATTGTGGCCACGCCGGTCGTCCGGCTAAAGCCTTACTGGCCAGTCAACGGAACTCCCACTCGGAGTGCCGTCTACTCCCTGACGACACTTCCCGCCAGCGATCGCGACATCTCCTTCAGCCTGATCACGGACACCCATGAAAGCCTGCCGCGTATCAACGCCCTGATGAATAGCATTCAGTGGTCCTCAACTGATTTTCTGGTGCATCTAGGGGACGGGCTGGACTATGCAACAGACGAAGACCAGGTCTTCGATCATTGGCTGGATCCTATCGGCAAAGCTCTGAATGGCAAGCCTGTGCTGATCGCTCGCGGCAATCATGAGTGGCGCGGCCCCTTTGCGCGCAGCATGGCGAACTACCTCACTCCGGTCGGCGAAGGACGTTACTTCTATGCGCGCAGTACCGGTCCAGTTCATTTTTTAGTCATGGATTCTGGCGAGGACAAGCCGGACGCAACACCGGTCTATGCCGGGCTGAATCAGCAGGCTCCCTATCGCACGCAGGAGCTGGAGTGGTTTCGTGAGCAGGTAAAAAGTAATTCCGATCTGGCAGCCGCACCGTTTCGGGTGGTGCTGATGCATCAGCCGGACTGGGGCTGGCTCGATGGCCATAATGCGGATTGGACGAAGATTGCTAACGAGGCAAAGGTCGATCTTGTGATAGCCGGTCACTATCACCGCTTCGTGCATTTCAACGCGGGTGAGGCGGGCAACAACTATCCCGTGCTTGTCGTTGGTCAGGATCAGGTGGCTCGCGTTGATGCCAGCAGCGACAAGCTTCATGTCACAGTAACAGCGACCGATGGAACCATCGTAGACAGCTTCGATGTTCCTCGACGAGCACATTAG
- the rplT gene encoding 50S ribosomal protein L20 has protein sequence MPRVKRSTKRSDRRKKILKRASGYFLTKSKLYQAAQEAVERSLMFAYTGRKQKKRQFRSLWIVRIGAAAKLNGMSYSTFIDGLKKAGNQLDRKILADIAANDAAGFTALAEQAKAALAATAKAA, from the coding sequence ATGCCCCGTGTAAAACGGAGTACGAAACGCAGCGACCGCCGCAAAAAGATCCTCAAGCGCGCAAGCGGTTACTTCCTCACCAAATCCAAGCTCTATCAGGCAGCTCAGGAAGCCGTCGAGCGCTCCCTGATGTTTGCCTACACAGGCCGCAAGCAGAAGAAGCGTCAGTTCCGCTCCCTCTGGATCGTCCGTATCGGCGCAGCAGCCAAGCTGAACGGCATGAGCTACTCGACCTTCATCGATGGTCTCAAGAAGGCCGGCAACCAGCTCGATCGCAAGATCCTCGCTGACATCGCCGCCAACGATGCCGCTGGCTTCACGGCTCTCGCCGAGCAGGCCAAGGCCGCTCTGGCCGCCACCGCGAAGGCAGCGTAA
- the rpmI gene encoding 50S ribosomal protein L35, whose product MPKLKTHSGAAKRFKKTGTGKFKRGQSKMRHILTSKKTKTKRHLRSITLVSEADSAKVARMIPYA is encoded by the coding sequence ATGCCAAAGTTGAAGACACACTCAGGCGCAGCCAAGCGCTTCAAGAAGACCGGTACGGGCAAGTTCAAGCGCGGCCAGTCCAAGATGCGCCACATCCTCACCTCCAAGAAGACCAAGACCAAGCGCCATCTGCGCTCGATCACGCTGGTCTCTGAGGCGGATTCGGCCAAAGTCGCCCGCATGATTCCCTACGCCTGA